Proteins from a genomic interval of Candidatus Methylomirabilis sp.:
- a CDS encoding DUF3147 family protein, whose amino-acid sequence MWQYAVKVLITAAVVVAVSELGKRSSFWGALLASLPLTSLLAFIWLYIGTGNTQSVAALSQSIFWLVLASLPLFLVLPFLLRSGVAFWPGFGVACALTVGAYIGLMWLLERLGVSL is encoded by the coding sequence ATGTGGCAATACGCAGTGAAGGTGTTGATCACGGCAGCAGTGGTCGTCGCAGTTTCTGAGCTTGGGAAGCGTAGTTCGTTCTGGGGCGCGTTGCTGGCGTCCCTGCCCCTCACGTCTCTTCTCGCCTTTATCTGGCTCTACATTGGTACGGGCAACACTCAATCTGTCGCAGCGCTGTCGCAGAGCATCTTTTGGCTGGTACTGGCTTCGCTCCCACTGTTCCTGGTCCTGCCGTTTCTTCTTCGCTCGGGCGTCGCGTTTTGGCCTGGTTTCGGCGTCGCCTGCGCGCTTACGGTCGGCGCATACATTGGACTCATGTGGCTCTTGGAGCGTTTGGGTGTGAGCCTGTAG
- the ychF gene encoding redox-regulated ATPase YchF, with the protein MRIGIIGLPASGKSTVYRLLTHGQPSHQAGQLGEASISVVKVPDPRLDRLALMFKPKKLTPASFELVDFAPLVKESGKPTSPGGQLLPQMRQATALLMVVRAFQDERVPHIEGRVDPAKDAATLQAELVLADLDVVEKRIARIEEALRKGKKAESPQELALLRRCYAALQEEQPLRGMSLTAEEERLLRGFQFLMAKPSLLVVNTGEEAGGEPDELEAQPAMGSFRPASIAISAKLELELADLSPDEASAFCAELGLGASAAPRLRQACYDLLGLTTFFTVGSDEVRAWMIPQGATALQAAGAIHSDLEKGFIRAEVVAYEALIRCGSLAAARNEGVLRLEGKEYLVADGDIMTIRFNV; encoded by the coding sequence ATGCGAATCGGTATTATTGGACTGCCGGCCTCCGGCAAAAGCACCGTGTACCGGCTGCTGACCCACGGCCAGCCAAGCCACCAAGCGGGCCAGCTTGGGGAGGCCTCGATCTCTGTGGTCAAGGTCCCCGATCCTCGCCTTGACCGTCTGGCACTCATGTTCAAGCCAAAAAAGCTCACACCTGCCAGCTTCGAGCTCGTGGACTTCGCCCCACTCGTGAAAGAATCGGGTAAACCCACCAGCCCTGGCGGACAGCTCCTCCCCCAGATGCGGCAGGCTACTGCCCTTCTCATGGTCGTTCGAGCCTTTCAGGACGAGCGGGTTCCCCACATCGAAGGGCGGGTCGATCCGGCCAAGGACGCGGCGACACTGCAAGCCGAGTTGGTATTGGCCGATCTGGATGTGGTCGAGAAGCGAATCGCCAGGATCGAAGAGGCGCTCCGAAAAGGGAAAAAGGCCGAGAGTCCTCAGGAGCTGGCCCTCTTGAGGCGGTGTTACGCCGCGCTGCAAGAGGAACAGCCGCTACGGGGGATGTCACTGACCGCTGAAGAGGAGCGCCTGCTTCGCGGCTTTCAGTTCCTTATGGCCAAGCCGAGCCTCTTAGTGGTCAATACCGGTGAAGAGGCCGGCGGAGAACCCGACGAGCTTGAGGCCCAGCCGGCGATGGGGAGTTTCCGGCCTGCCTCAATAGCCATATCGGCCAAGCTGGAACTTGAGTTGGCTGACCTGAGCCCCGATGAAGCAAGCGCCTTCTGTGCTGAGCTCGGTCTGGGGGCTTCCGCGGCGCCGCGACTGCGCCAGGCCTGCTATGACCTCCTGGGCCTCACGACGTTCTTTACCGTCGGCAGCGACGAGGTGCGGGCATGGATGATCCCTCAAGGCGCAACGGCGCTGCAGGCGGCCGGGGCTATCCATAGTGATCTGGAAAAGGGGTTCATCAGAGCAGAGGTGGTGGCCTATGAGGCGCTCATCCGCTGCGGGTCGCTGGCAGCGGCCAGAAACGAAGGGGTACTGCGGCTTGAGGGGAAAGAGTACCTCGTGGCCGACGGCGACATCATGACGATCCGCTTCAATGTCTGA
- a CDS encoding ribonuclease H-like domain-containing protein: MKAYLDIETSFDGAITVVGLYTTDRGLVQLIGAKISDVTVWQALEGVQTICTYNGSRFDLPVIRRRLGLDLCEAFQSHDLMYTCWRYGLYGGLKRVEEQLRISRRSKGIDGMEAMRLWSRYEDGGDQEALQMLLTYNSEDVLNLPVLEARLMEIEGTYARRD; this comes from the coding sequence ATGAAGGCCTACCTGGATATCGAAACCTCGTTCGATGGCGCCATCACGGTGGTGGGCCTGTATACTACCGACCGTGGCCTGGTCCAGTTGATCGGCGCCAAGATCAGCGATGTCACAGTCTGGCAGGCGCTTGAAGGCGTGCAGACGATCTGTACGTACAACGGCAGCCGCTTCGATCTTCCGGTAATCCGCCGCCGACTGGGCCTCGACCTTTGCGAGGCGTTCCAATCCCACGATCTGATGTATACATGCTGGCGATATGGTTTATACGGCGGGCTGAAACGGGTGGAGGAGCAGCTCCGCATCTCCCGGCGTTCGAAGGGGATTGATGGTATGGAGGCGATGCGGCTTTGGTCCCGATACGAGGATGGCGGTGACCAGGAGGCGCTGCAGATGCTCCTTACTTACAACAGCGAGGATGTGCTGAACCTGCCGGTTCTCGAAGCGCGGCTCATGGAGATCGAAGGCACGTATGCGCGTCGCGATTAA